Proteins encoded together in one Psychrobacter sanguinis window:
- the lpxB gene encoding lipid-A-disaccharide synthase yields MLASASGNSELINKSRNPNKPLVIGIVAGEASGDSLGADFMAQVNDLIEEVVWIGVGGPKMKAQGLQSLFPLDRLAVMGLVEVMSQLPDLLKARSELVSAFTEVKIDWFIGIDAPDFNLRVAKKLKPKDIFCVQYVSPSIWAWRESRIESIKKATHLVLCLFPFELEVYQRHNHPAVCVGHPLLHNLPKELVEIATHEQRRELIWNNSELHNFFANRKEDISQMICLMPGSRRSEINAILPLMLNAVNRLLMVDEKLCFVIPTIDKNHQYIVQDLIERQDESLRRAVAVAYDESQEQKDFSQSIMAMSDMIVLASGTATLEAMLLNRPMVVVYQMKKLTYAIAKRLVKVPYVSLPNILAGEEIVPELIQEKATGDSICRAVTRLMIPREYEQQLVRLNETSNWLKQQSSQSAVSAVINTWHDYLSNNLNSLNDTWWCSKK; encoded by the coding sequence ATGTTAGCAAGTGCTTCAGGCAATTCTGAACTCATCAATAAATCTCGGAATCCCAATAAACCATTAGTCATTGGTATTGTGGCAGGAGAGGCGTCGGGAGATTCTCTGGGTGCAGACTTTATGGCACAAGTAAATGACCTTATCGAAGAGGTGGTATGGATAGGGGTAGGTGGGCCTAAGATGAAAGCACAAGGACTACAGTCTTTATTTCCTTTAGACCGCTTAGCGGTTATGGGTTTGGTCGAGGTTATGTCGCAATTGCCAGACTTGCTAAAAGCCCGTTCCGAGCTGGTATCTGCTTTTACTGAGGTTAAAATAGATTGGTTCATTGGCATTGATGCCCCTGACTTTAACTTACGGGTTGCCAAAAAACTCAAACCAAAAGATATCTTCTGTGTTCAATACGTCAGTCCCTCAATATGGGCATGGCGTGAATCGCGTATCGAATCTATCAAAAAAGCCACTCATTTGGTGTTGTGCCTATTTCCTTTTGAGCTTGAGGTTTATCAACGCCACAATCACCCTGCGGTCTGTGTTGGTCATCCCTTATTACACAATCTTCCCAAGGAGTTGGTAGAGATAGCCACTCATGAGCAGCGACGTGAGCTAATTTGGAATAACTCAGAGCTACATAATTTCTTTGCCAATCGTAAAGAGGACATCAGTCAGATGATTTGCTTGATGCCAGGCTCAAGGCGTTCAGAGATTAATGCCATATTGCCACTGATGCTCAATGCGGTGAATCGACTATTAATGGTAGATGAAAAGCTGTGTTTTGTGATTCCTACCATAGATAAAAACCATCAGTACATTGTTCAAGATTTAATTGAGCGTCAGGATGAGTCTTTAAGAAGAGCAGTGGCGGTGGCCTATGACGAAAGCCAGGAACAAAAAGACTTCAGTCAATCTATTATGGCCATGTCCGATATGATTGTCTTAGCGTCAGGCACCGCAACACTAGAGGCAATGCTACTGAATCGACCTATGGTGGTGGTGTATCAAATGAAAAAACTAACCTATGCCATTGCTAAGCGATTGGTCAAAGTTCCTTATGTGTCCTTGCCCAATATCTTGGCAGGAGAGGAGATTGTACCTGAGCTCATTCAGGAGAAGGCAACAGGCGACAGTATTTGCCGAGCAGTGACCCGTTTAATGATACCAAGAGAATATGAGCAGCAGTTAGTTCGTTTGAATGAAACCTCAAATTGGTTGAAGCAGCAAAGCAGTCAAAGTGCGGTATCAGCGGTTATCAACACTTGGCATGATTATCTGAGCAATAATCTAAACAGCTTAAACGATACTTGGTGGTGTTCTAAAAAGTAG
- a CDS encoding 3-deoxy-7-phosphoheptulonate synthase, translating to MTMNSTTHTADIDDVNIEKFIPLITPASLKAEYPLSEKAYNTVLTGRTTIQNILDGTDKRLLVVVGPCSIHDIKAAHEYADKLVKLADELKDSIYIVMRVYFEKPRTTVGWKGLINDPDMNDSFDIEKGLRMARKLLLDLNEKGLPCATEALDPNTPQYMQDLISWSAIGARTTESQTHREMSSGLSCPVGFKNGTDGGMTVAVNAMNAVKSGHNFLGLSSDGQVCIIKSKGNPYAHVVLRGGNGKPNYDQSSVEQAENELEKGNAMVKIMIDSSHANSGKDPYLQPMVIQNVAEQIKNGNKSIMGLMIESHLKGGNQKLTSDPSQLEYGKSITDGCLDWDSTVASLHNLRNTIKDVLPNR from the coding sequence ATGACTATGAACTCGACTACCCACACAGCAGATATTGATGACGTGAATATTGAAAAGTTTATCCCCTTGATTACCCCTGCCAGCCTAAAAGCCGAGTATCCTTTGTCAGAGAAGGCCTATAACACAGTGCTAACAGGTCGTACTACCATCCAAAATATTTTAGATGGTACTGATAAGCGTCTATTGGTTGTGGTAGGTCCTTGCTCAATCCATGACATTAAAGCGGCTCATGAATACGCTGATAAACTGGTTAAACTTGCCGATGAGCTAAAAGACAGCATTTATATTGTTATGCGTGTCTACTTTGAAAAGCCGCGTACCACAGTGGGCTGGAAAGGGTTAATTAACGACCCTGACATGAATGACAGCTTTGATATTGAAAAAGGCCTACGTATGGCGCGTAAGCTGTTACTTGACTTAAATGAAAAGGGTTTGCCGTGTGCTACAGAAGCATTGGACCCGAATACCCCGCAGTATATGCAAGACTTAATCAGTTGGTCAGCTATTGGCGCGCGTACTACTGAAAGTCAAACTCACCGTGAAATGAGCTCAGGTCTGTCTTGTCCTGTTGGTTTCAAGAATGGTACTGATGGCGGTATGACTGTAGCGGTTAATGCGATGAATGCGGTTAAATCGGGTCATAACTTCTTAGGGCTATCTAGTGATGGTCAGGTCTGTATCATCAAATCTAAAGGCAACCCTTATGCTCACGTGGTCTTGCGTGGCGGTAATGGCAAACCTAACTATGACCAGTCCTCAGTTGAACAGGCTGAAAATGAGTTAGAAAAAGGTAATGCCATGGTTAAGATTATGATTGACTCAAGTCATGCCAACTCTGGTAAAGACCCTTACCTACAGCCTATGGTAATCCAAAACGTGGCCGAGCAAATCAAAAATGGCAACAAGTCAATTATGGGTCTTATGATTGAAAGTCACTTAAAAGGTGGTAATCAGAAACTAACCAGCGATCCTTCACAGCTTGAGTATGGTAAATCAATTACTGATGGCTGCTTAGACTGGGACAGCACTGTTGCCTCTTTACACAACTTAAGAAACACTATTAAAGACGTGCTTCCTAACCGATAG
- a CDS encoding IS4 family transposase: MARHLPKGGKTDSHYRRLQRFFAEARIDYDQLALMIYRLFGLGKVTLTIDRTNWKWGKSNLNIFMLGVVYKGIAIPLYWQMLDKRGNTNHLERCELIERFIKQFGKDNLEMIVADREFVGEKWFNWLTNNHIPFAIRIKKNSKVRNHHGKLVQIKELLRHVSHQETYRHGRILTVDGCLVRVFAKRDKDYGLVIVATNQLETVDAMTSYAKRWEIETLFACLKGRGFNLEDTHLTHLDRVSKLVAVNALAFCWAYHVGIYKDKDKPLKRKLKSNARPQASLFALGLDVLIEGLRLVFFNNDQTVFRQLVSFLTPKPMKIGWG, encoded by the coding sequence ATAGCAAGACACCTTCCTAAGGGTGGCAAGACCGACAGTCACTATCGCAGACTACAGCGATTTTTTGCCGAAGCGAGGATAGACTACGATCAACTGGCTTTAATGATATATCGACTATTTGGGCTAGGCAAAGTCACCTTAACCATTGACCGCACCAACTGGAAATGGGGTAAAAGTAACCTCAACATCTTTATGCTAGGGGTGGTATATAAAGGGATAGCCATCCCCTTATACTGGCAAATGCTAGATAAGCGAGGTAATACAAACCATCTTGAACGCTGTGAACTTATTGAGCGGTTTATCAAACAATTTGGCAAAGATAACCTTGAGATGATAGTAGCAGACAGAGAGTTTGTTGGCGAAAAATGGTTTAACTGGCTCACCAATAATCACATACCCTTTGCCATACGGATTAAGAAGAACAGTAAAGTTAGGAATCATCATGGCAAGTTGGTACAGATTAAAGAGTTATTACGCCATGTTAGCCATCAAGAAACATATCGACATGGGCGAATACTGACTGTCGATGGTTGTTTGGTTCGAGTATTTGCCAAGCGTGATAAAGACTACGGTTTAGTGATTGTCGCAACCAATCAACTAGAAACAGTGGATGCGATGACAAGCTATGCTAAGCGTTGGGAAATTGAGACTTTATTTGCTTGTCTAAAGGGCCGTGGCTTTAATCTTGAAGATACCCACTTAACCCATCTTGATCGAGTCAGTAAATTAGTCGCAGTGAACGCCTTAGCATTTTGTTGGGCTTATCATGTCGGTATTTATAAAGACAAAGATAAGCCGTTAAAACGCAAGTTGAAGTCAAACGCTCGACCTCAAGCCAGTTTGTTTGCGCTTGGCCTGGATGTGTTGATTGAGGGCCTTCGTTTGGTGTTTTTTAACAATGATCAGACTGTCTTTCGACAGTTAGTTAGCTTTTTAACCCCTAAACCTATGAAAATCGGGTGGGGATGA